A window of the Glaciimonas sp. CA11.2 genome harbors these coding sequences:
- a CDS encoding undecaprenyl-diphosphatase, with product MEELNQSLFLLINAPAHPTPALLIFAKVCAEQLIWLIPIAVLVGWLSGAEKTRKIMLQATVSGIIGMLLSQLIGLVWQHPRPFMIGLGHNFVPHAADSSFPSDHLTLLWTVAFSFICHRRVRVIGLMFALMGLPVAWARIYVGVHFPLDMLGAAVVAVVSAGIGLWTAKWYVAQTFRYATAIHRWLFGPLIRRGWLIK from the coding sequence ATGGAAGAATTGAATCAAAGCTTGTTTCTGCTCATTAATGCGCCTGCACATCCCACTCCCGCGTTGCTCATATTTGCCAAAGTGTGTGCTGAACAACTGATTTGGCTGATCCCGATTGCGGTATTGGTGGGCTGGTTGTCAGGTGCAGAGAAAACGCGAAAAATCATGCTGCAAGCGACTGTATCGGGCATCATCGGCATGTTGCTCAGCCAATTAATTGGTTTAGTCTGGCAGCATCCAAGACCGTTTATGATCGGATTGGGCCATAACTTTGTCCCGCACGCCGCCGACTCATCTTTTCCAAGCGACCATTTGACCTTGTTATGGACGGTGGCATTCAGCTTTATTTGCCATCGTCGTGTCCGAGTGATTGGTCTGATGTTTGCTTTGATGGGGTTGCCAGTGGCATGGGCGCGAATTTATGTCGGCGTTCATTTTCCATTAGACATGCTAGGCGCAGCAGTGGTCGCGGTGGTGAGTGCCGGAATCGGATTATGGACGGCAAAATGGTATGTTGCGCAGACATTCCGTTATGCCACAGCAATACATCGCTGGCTCTTCGGGCCGCTCATTCGGCGTGGATGGTTGATAAAATAA
- a CDS encoding RHS repeat-associated core domain-containing protein, translating to MGQSVQLDEDHLRKQVGRQFAVLFRSLLSRIFKVLTPSRYRGQKFLTGAVLITLAGLGGTAISAQATPSTTSYAYDKMGNVTTITDPLGNVTTYQYDSLNRPIQQRLPAPMAGGVGPTINVRYDGQDQPRSVTDPRSLVTTYDVDGFGNQTAITSPDTGTTLKTYDEAGNMETSTDARGKTTTYTYDVLNRISHLADASGTVAQFDYDGVSTGNIRSDIGSLTRMRDPSGFTTYHHDGFGQLRQREQTIGSGSDAQQFSLAYTYAVGGNERGLTRILTYPSGNRIRYEYDATTWLIGLTLLPVNAPGSGIPLLTHIDYQPFGPVNGWTWGNSTAAAPNIAMRTFDTAGRITSYPLGNIAQNGTQRQLAYDAASRIIGMTHTGNATSNATNKITPNSLDQRFSYDNLGRVISVTASTADGDHVQHYHYDQSGNRTQTVFDNHDYANTIAANSNRLTATTGPAPARVNIYDAAGHVLSDGTRSYLYNNTGRMISATNAGNTVTYTYNGKGQRTIKQGPETVVATGLNSYIYDKAGHLIGEYDAHHQVIQETVFLGDIPVAVMRQRSGKDGKSTVTELFYIYADHANTPRVITDARDNQIVWRWDHADPFGILPPHENPSGLGNFTYNPRFPGQLYDRETDHFYNYYRDYDPQLGRYLQSDPIGLAGGINTYGYVGGNPVSYSDPFGLWSTTFGGYYGVGGEVTFGNDNGNGFLTGRVGFGLGGGISYDPNGGIPGPAVRDPVSGGIVLSDSIQAGFSAGPISGSLEGGVARNYSNQESSKYKGLGGSLSNSLRGIKVGGSIGAQCTIYSGTR from the coding sequence ATGGGGCAATCTGTTCAGTTGGATGAGGATCATTTACGGAAGCAAGTAGGGCGGCAGTTTGCGGTGTTATTTAGGTCGTTATTATCACGAATTTTTAAAGTACTGACACCCAGCCGATATCGCGGTCAGAAGTTTTTAACCGGCGCCGTATTGATAACTCTTGCCGGTCTCGGCGGCACAGCCATCAGCGCACAGGCAACACCCAGCACCACCAGTTACGCCTACGACAAAATGGGCAACGTGACGACGATCACCGATCCGCTAGGCAACGTCACCACCTACCAATACGACAGCCTCAACCGACCGATTCAGCAACGTCTTCCCGCACCGATGGCGGGTGGCGTCGGCCCCACCATCAACGTGCGGTATGACGGGCAGGATCAACCTCGGTCCGTGACCGATCCGCGCAGTCTGGTCACCACCTATGACGTCGATGGTTTTGGCAACCAGACCGCCATCACCAGCCCCGATACCGGCACGACCCTCAAGACTTATGACGAAGCCGGTAACATGGAAACCTCCACCGATGCCCGCGGTAAAACCACGACCTATACGTATGACGTCCTCAATCGGATCAGCCACCTTGCCGACGCCTCGGGCACCGTAGCGCAGTTCGACTATGACGGCGTCAGTACTGGCAACATCCGGTCCGACATCGGTTCCTTAACCCGCATGCGCGACCCGTCCGGTTTCACCACTTATCATCATGATGGTTTTGGGCAATTGCGACAACGTGAACAGACGATCGGTAGCGGTTCCGATGCACAGCAGTTTTCGCTCGCCTACACCTACGCGGTCGGTGGCAATGAACGCGGCCTGACCCGTATTCTCACCTATCCAAGCGGCAACCGAATCCGCTACGAGTACGATGCCACCACATGGCTCATTGGCCTTACTTTGCTGCCGGTCAATGCCCCCGGTTCCGGCATTCCCCTCTTGACGCATATTGACTATCAACCGTTTGGCCCCGTCAACGGCTGGACGTGGGGCAACAGTACCGCCGCCGCACCCAACATCGCCATGCGCACCTTCGACACGGCTGGCCGGATCACCAGTTACCCGCTCGGCAATATTGCTCAGAACGGCACGCAACGGCAACTGGCCTACGATGCTGCCAGCCGGATTATCGGCATGACGCATACCGGTAATGCCACCAGCAATGCCACCAACAAAATTACCCCAAATAGTCTGGATCAACGCTTCAGTTACGACAATCTGGGTCGCGTCATCAGCGTCACCGCCAGCACCGCCGATGGAGATCACGTCCAGCACTATCACTACGATCAGAGCGGCAACCGCACCCAGACCGTTTTTGATAACCATGATTACGCCAATACGATTGCCGCCAACAGCAACCGCTTAACCGCCACCACCGGTCCTGCACCAGCGCGTGTCAATATCTACGACGCCGCAGGGCACGTACTCAGCGACGGCACGCGCAGTTACCTCTACAACAACACCGGTCGCATGATCAGCGCCACCAACGCGGGCAACACGGTCACCTACACCTACAACGGCAAAGGCCAGCGCACCATCAAACAAGGCCCGGAGACGGTCGTTGCCACCGGCCTCAACAGCTACATCTATGACAAAGCCGGTCATCTGATCGGTGAATACGATGCACACCATCAAGTCATCCAAGAGACCGTCTTTCTGGGCGATATCCCGGTAGCCGTCATGCGCCAACGCAGTGGCAAAGACGGCAAATCCACCGTCACCGAACTCTTTTATATCTACGCCGATCACGCCAACACGCCCCGGGTCATCACCGATGCACGCGACAACCAGATCGTCTGGCGCTGGGATCACGCCGACCCATTCGGCATCTTGCCACCGCATGAAAACCCAAGCGGACTCGGCAATTTCACCTACAACCCGCGCTTCCCCGGCCAGTTGTATGATCGGGAGACGGACCACTTTTATAATTACTATCGGGATTATGATCCGCAGTTGGGACGGTATTTGCAGAGTGACCCGATTGGGTTGGCGGGTGGGATTAATACGTATGGGTATGTGGGTGGGAATCCGGTTTCGTATAGCGATCCGTTTGGGCTCTGGTCCACAACATTCGGTGGCTATTATGGTGTCGGAGGAGAGGTCACCTTTGGTAATGATAATGGCAACGGCTTTTTGACCGGTCGTGTGGGTTTTGGACTAGGCGGAGGGATTTCTTACGATCCTAACGGAGGCATCCCTGGCCCTGCTGTTCGAGATCCGGTAAGTGGTGGGATTGTATTAAGTGATTCTATCCAAGCCGGTTTTAGCGCTGGCCCTATCTCTGGAAGCCTGGAGGGAGGTGTCGCTAGGAATTACTCTAATCAAGAATCGTCAAAATACAAAGGTTTAGGAGGGAGCCTTAGTAACTCTCTGAGAGGCATCAAAGTTGGTGGTTCGATAGGTGCACAGTGCACCATCTACTCTGGTACGAGGTAA
- a CDS encoding ATP-binding protein has protein sequence MDGVKAKLNRSLQFRLSLWLSLTILVMAILAGVFSFISAFREANDLQDDQLRQVAALVDSRGLPLATPTPASVGQMKDDESQVIVQTLGDANSHYPLASGHLALPDNLADGLQTATVNRVPWRLFVRSINTGQRLVVGQQTAVRDEIARDGGLRTVMPLIVLIPLLIGLISLMIRGMLRPITRLSHEVDQRDDQDIRPLDDQHVPDEIRPLIGSINRLLRRVAEAMDAQRRFIADAAHELRSPLTALSLQAENLAATNLSPKSQERLIPLRQGLQRAKNLLEQLLTLARSQNTRGAQATQLSVTAVLRHVMEELLPMAEAKRIDIGVATHTDRDSDLTLVASEVEFVALLRNLLENAIRYTPIDGTIDVRVRTADGALWIEVEDTGPGIAELERERVFDPFYRILGNDSEGSGLGLSIVKSIVLRLQGTVTLQNAHLIAPFGLKVTIRLPV, from the coding sequence ATGGATGGTGTCAAAGCAAAACTGAACCGCTCGCTGCAATTTCGTCTGTCGCTATGGTTATCACTGACGATTTTAGTGATGGCCATACTGGCCGGCGTGTTTTCATTTATTTCAGCTTTTCGCGAAGCCAATGATTTGCAGGACGATCAATTGCGGCAAGTCGCTGCGTTAGTCGATAGTCGTGGTCTTCCCCTTGCGACACCAACGCCCGCTAGCGTCGGCCAAATGAAAGATGACGAATCACAGGTCATCGTACAAACCTTAGGTGATGCAAACTCGCATTATCCACTGGCATCAGGACATCTGGCGTTGCCGGACAATCTGGCAGATGGGCTACAAACGGCAACAGTTAATCGTGTGCCATGGCGCTTATTCGTGCGTAGCATAAACACGGGACAACGATTGGTGGTTGGTCAGCAAACCGCAGTGCGTGATGAAATTGCGCGCGATGGCGGCCTGAGAACGGTGATGCCACTGATAGTGCTCATTCCCTTGTTGATCGGTTTGATCAGTCTGATGATACGCGGCATGTTGCGACCAATCACCCGACTTTCCCACGAAGTTGACCAGCGTGACGATCAGGACATCCGCCCACTTGACGACCAGCACGTGCCGGATGAAATACGACCATTGATAGGGTCAATCAACCGCCTGCTGCGGCGCGTTGCAGAGGCGATGGACGCACAGCGTCGTTTTATCGCCGATGCCGCACATGAGTTGCGCTCACCGTTAACCGCATTATCGCTGCAAGCCGAAAATCTGGCTGCAACTAATCTCTCCCCGAAATCCCAGGAACGACTGATTCCGTTAAGGCAGGGATTACAACGTGCCAAGAACTTGCTAGAGCAATTGCTGACACTTGCGCGCTCACAAAATACGCGAGGTGCACAGGCCACGCAACTTTCGGTTACGGCCGTGCTCCGACACGTCATGGAAGAGTTACTGCCAATGGCAGAAGCGAAAAGAATCGACATCGGCGTGGCTACCCACACTGACCGTGACTCCGACCTTACCTTGGTTGCATCAGAAGTAGAGTTCGTTGCGCTACTCCGCAATTTGCTAGAAAACGCGATTCGCTATACTCCAATTGACGGGACCATAGATGTACGCGTACGCACTGCGGATGGCGCACTATGGATTGAAGTCGAAGATACCGGTCCGGGCATTGCTGAGCTGGAACGAGAGCGCGTTTTTGACCCGTTTTACCGCATTCTCGGTAATGACAGCGAAGGCTCTGGACTCGGACTCTCCATCGTCAAATCGATCGTCCTGCGCTTGCAGGGCACAGTCACATTGCAGAACGCACATCTAATCGCACCGTTTGGACTAAAAGTCACCATTCGACTACCAGTCTGA
- a CDS encoding aldose epimerase family protein yields the protein MTITMLPFPITSTETDSGETLYTLQNSRDMRVVISNRGATMISWHAPDRYDRIADVLLGYPDSQGYLNNPTYFGGLIGRWANRIADGHFTLDGADFLVDQNNGTNHLHGGDAGFHLAMWQAHPAEDGLRFTLTSAEGEAGFPGNLQVEVRYQLDDNGCLTIDYQAITDAPTPVNLTSHAYFNLNGGCSGIGDHLLAIDADHFLKVDAKLIPTERAEVASSAFDFRQPAPIGPRLTWPDAQLGLAGGFDHCYCLHWNAGVEPGTLRDVANVYDPGSGRELTVATTETGLQFYSGNYLAGVKGRGALPYATHDGFCLEAQAFPNQINGPDAEAVILRPGRTYRQTTVYRLSVRA from the coding sequence ATGACTATAACAATGCTCCCTTTTCCCATCACCAGCACCGAGACCGACAGCGGTGAAACGCTCTACACGCTTCAAAATTCCCGCGATATGCGCGTGGTCATCAGCAATCGCGGTGCAACAATGATCTCGTGGCACGCTCCTGACCGCTACGATCGTATCGCCGATGTCTTGCTCGGGTATCCAGATAGCCAAGGTTATCTTAATAACCCCACCTATTTTGGCGGCCTGATCGGGCGTTGGGCCAATCGTATTGCGGATGGCCACTTCACGCTTGACGGGGCGGATTTTCTGGTCGATCAGAATAACGGCACCAATCATCTGCATGGCGGCGATGCCGGTTTTCATCTGGCTATGTGGCAAGCTCATCCGGCAGAGGACGGCTTGCGATTCACGCTTACGTCGGCCGAAGGCGAAGCCGGTTTCCCCGGCAATCTTCAAGTGGAGGTGCGCTATCAGCTTGATGACAATGGCTGCCTGACCATTGATTATCAAGCGATCACGGACGCACCGACGCCGGTCAATCTGACTTCGCACGCCTACTTCAATCTGAATGGCGGTTGCAGCGGTATCGGCGATCACTTACTCGCAATTGATGCTGATCATTTTCTAAAAGTCGATGCAAAATTGATCCCCACAGAACGTGCCGAGGTCGCGAGCAGTGCATTCGACTTTCGGCAACCAGCGCCGATTGGTCCCCGTTTAACCTGGCCGGATGCCCAGCTCGGATTGGCGGGTGGATTCGATCATTGCTATTGTTTGCATTGGAACGCAGGCGTTGAACCTGGCACTTTACGTGACGTAGCGAATGTTTATGATCCCGGTTCCGGACGCGAATTAACCGTCGCGACGACCGAAACGGGGCTCCAGTTTTATAGCGGAAATTATCTCGCTGGTGTCAAAGGTCGTGGCGCGCTACCGTATGCGACGCATGACGGATTCTGCCTTGAGGCGCAAGCTTTCCCCAACCAAATAAATGGCCCTGACGCCGAGGCGGTGATATTGCGCCCTGGCCGCACTTATCGGCAAACTACTGTGTATCGTTTGAGCGTACGCGCATGA
- a CDS encoding response regulator transcription factor, with amino-acid sequence MRVLLVEDDRMIGEAVQVALRDASYAVDWAHDGSAALIATQTASYDLMLLDLGLPRVDGLEVLRQLRQQGNLLPVLIVTARDAVDDRIRGLDLGADDYVVKPFEMGELLARMRALIRRQAGNATPTMTNGTLSLDPSTREVTVEGIVTRLSAREFSLMHALLLRPGAILSRQELENRLYGWNEEVESNAVEFLIHSIRKKLGATSIKNVRGLGWMVSKQN; translated from the coding sequence ATGCGAGTATTGCTGGTTGAAGACGACCGAATGATCGGTGAAGCTGTTCAAGTGGCTTTACGCGACGCCAGCTACGCCGTGGACTGGGCGCATGACGGCTCAGCCGCGCTGATCGCCACGCAAACGGCGTCCTACGACCTGATGTTGCTCGACCTGGGATTGCCGCGTGTGGATGGCCTGGAAGTGTTGCGCCAATTGCGCCAACAAGGCAATTTGTTGCCAGTGCTGATTGTCACCGCACGCGACGCGGTGGATGATCGGATACGCGGGCTTGATCTGGGTGCCGACGATTATGTCGTCAAGCCTTTTGAAATGGGTGAGCTTCTGGCGCGGATGCGCGCATTGATACGTCGGCAGGCGGGTAACGCCACCCCGACCATGACCAATGGCACACTGAGCCTGGACCCAAGTACGCGAGAGGTTACAGTTGAAGGCATCGTCACTCGCCTGTCGGCGCGAGAATTTTCGCTGATGCATGCATTGTTGCTGCGACCGGGCGCGATTTTATCGCGGCAAGAGCTGGAGAACCGGCTCTATGGATGGAATGAAGAAGTGGAAAGCAACGCCGTCGAATTTCTGATTCATTCGATTCGCAAAAAGTTGGGTGCCACATCGATCAAGAATGTCAGGGGGTTGGGATGGATGGTGTCAAAGCAAAACTGA
- a CDS encoding fimbria/pilus outer membrane usher protein, which translates to MKKLIPAALSLAVGIAHASELAMVNFDTDILRARSLPQEMATHFAKGGKFPMGNQRVDVRINRVKTITATIRFDDEGVPCFSADNLQILGIAPAPEQMLSIGEACRPLTELVPLATAHFYPQRQAMDLYVPAEVMRASSEPELALQRGGAAGMFNYDVSYFQGRYAGGGFDSFSGFTELGLNVDNWALRSRQTFTQDDTGRLDLQHQYAYAQRSVMKSRTILRVGQLNGDGSLFSVPSYVGAQFIPDFAANSLDGVTTTVSGMAETVARIEVRQQATLVYSTVVPAGAFSLKKVPLLSRTSDAIVTVIESNGQHQTFSVPAWDFAGGAGQSRPAFFVGMGQTGVLNTGNKDRSSWLSYGSVQMPLGEASSGMAGFLLADRYYGVGATAQRSFGSVRNRIGSHSLNLGLRTATDQSSDSTGAIVNIGSSHQLRSGFGASFGASTQTAKYREFGSRFRQLNADEQNTVNALDDLDERRNSYSMGVNYSHRTLGSVSASYYHHVLAHHGETGQFRASWRKTLKRMSFSVNAERTTRQASDWRIYASLSMPLGKGNFGASAQRSGGHTSLAETYSQSVNDQFAYSLGSAQSAYGGPSASGSVSYLSRVAAMSASVSTGSDGTGSSSFSIKGGAVAHGGGVTLTPHRVDDTFGVASVGEFSGVKMMTPSGPAWSDWRGYAVIPNLRPFSAERIQLVPSTLPRNADIKNGVKEVRMARGSVTNIPFEVTQVRRMFLNMQDGDGHPIKAGAIVSDVEGTYITTIVGRDGGAFIPNVTDLDAVQVRVGKTILCEVALPKKQASDQIYETATAVCQQSINSEKKS; encoded by the coding sequence ATGAAGAAATTAATACCGGCAGCTTTAAGCTTGGCCGTAGGGATAGCGCACGCCTCAGAATTGGCAATGGTAAATTTCGATACGGATATTTTGCGAGCACGATCTTTGCCGCAAGAAATGGCGACCCACTTTGCTAAAGGTGGCAAATTTCCGATGGGCAACCAGCGCGTTGATGTGCGGATTAACCGAGTCAAAACTATCACAGCGACCATCCGCTTTGATGATGAGGGAGTGCCTTGTTTTAGCGCAGACAATTTGCAAATACTTGGTATCGCGCCAGCACCGGAGCAAATGCTTTCCATCGGAGAAGCATGTCGACCTTTGACCGAGCTTGTGCCGCTAGCTACCGCACATTTCTATCCGCAACGTCAAGCGATGGATTTATATGTTCCCGCTGAAGTGATGCGAGCATCAAGCGAGCCAGAGCTCGCTCTTCAACGAGGTGGTGCGGCTGGAATGTTTAATTACGACGTGTCCTACTTTCAGGGGCGTTATGCAGGTGGCGGGTTTGATTCCTTTTCTGGTTTCACAGAGCTTGGTTTGAATGTCGATAATTGGGCGCTACGGAGTCGACAAACGTTCACGCAAGATGACACCGGTCGTTTGGATCTTCAACACCAGTACGCTTACGCGCAGCGTTCGGTGATGAAGTCGCGTACGATTTTACGTGTTGGGCAATTGAACGGGGACGGCTCTCTCTTTTCTGTTCCTTCCTACGTCGGCGCGCAATTTATCCCTGATTTTGCTGCAAACTCCCTGGATGGTGTGACGACCACAGTGTCTGGAATGGCGGAGACCGTGGCGCGTATTGAAGTGCGTCAGCAAGCCACGCTGGTGTACTCAACGGTGGTACCGGCAGGTGCTTTTTCGTTGAAAAAAGTGCCTCTCCTAAGTCGTACATCAGACGCAATTGTTACAGTGATTGAGTCGAACGGTCAGCACCAGACGTTCTCTGTACCGGCTTGGGATTTCGCAGGCGGTGCCGGACAATCACGTCCTGCTTTTTTTGTCGGGATGGGACAAACCGGCGTTCTTAATACAGGCAACAAGGATCGTTCCAGCTGGCTTTCCTACGGTTCAGTTCAAATGCCGCTTGGAGAGGCCAGCAGTGGAATGGCGGGATTTTTATTGGCTGACCGATATTATGGCGTCGGCGCTACTGCGCAACGTTCGTTCGGCTCCGTCAGGAACCGCATTGGTTCGCACAGCCTTAATCTGGGCTTGCGCACGGCCACAGATCAAAGTTCCGACAGCACCGGGGCAATAGTCAATATTGGTAGTAGTCATCAACTTCGCTCCGGTTTTGGCGCTAGTTTTGGCGCGTCGACGCAGACTGCAAAATATCGGGAATTTGGTTCGCGTTTCCGTCAGCTAAATGCCGATGAGCAGAACACGGTAAATGCGCTGGACGATCTGGATGAGCGTAGGAATTCCTATAGCATGGGAGTGAATTATTCCCACCGCACGTTGGGTAGTGTGAGTGCGTCTTACTACCATCATGTGTTGGCACATCATGGTGAGACTGGGCAATTCCGCGCGAGCTGGCGCAAAACGCTCAAACGAATGTCGTTTAGTGTAAATGCCGAGCGCACTACCCGACAAGCCAGTGACTGGCGCATTTATGCCAGTTTGAGTATGCCGTTGGGCAAAGGTAATTTTGGGGCCTCAGCGCAGAGATCTGGTGGTCATACATCACTCGCCGAGACTTATAGCCAGAGCGTTAACGACCAGTTCGCCTATTCTTTGGGATCAGCACAATCTGCTTACGGTGGACCGAGTGCTTCCGGCTCAGTATCGTACCTATCGCGGGTGGCAGCAATGAGTGCCTCAGTTTCAACTGGCTCTGATGGTACTGGCAGCAGTAGCTTCAGCATCAAAGGCGGTGCGGTGGCGCATGGCGGTGGAGTGACACTCACGCCGCACCGGGTCGATGACACCTTTGGTGTCGCTTCAGTTGGTGAGTTCAGTGGCGTCAAAATGATGACGCCATCGGGACCAGCGTGGAGTGATTGGCGTGGCTATGCAGTTATTCCAAATTTACGCCCCTTCAGTGCTGAACGTATTCAGCTTGTCCCTTCAACGCTGCCACGTAATGCAGATATTAAAAACGGCGTCAAAGAAGTAAGAATGGCGCGCGGCTCCGTGACCAACATTCCGTTTGAGGTCACACAGGTACGCAGAATGTTTTTGAACATGCAGGATGGAGATGGCCATCCAATTAAAGCCGGTGCGATCGTTTCGGACGTTGAAGGCACATACATCACCACGATAGTCGGTCGCGATGGTGGCGCTTTCATCCCAAATGTTACAGATTTGGACGCAGTCCAGGTACGCGTTGGCAAGACGATTCTATGCGAGGTCGCCTTACCGAAAAAGCAGGCAAGCGACCAGATCTATGAAACAGCCACGGCGGTGTGCCAGCAATCAATTAATAGTGAAAAGAAATCTTGA
- the xylB gene encoding xylulokinase → MFIGIDLGTSGVKAILLDRQDNLRGSITIPLTVTQPQPLWREQNPADWWHACQQAVDALLVAAAKEGICPASIEAIGLTGQMHGATVLDAKGDVLRPAILWNDGRSFEECAELERRVPTSRTLTGNLMMPGFTAPKLLWLAKYEPELFDQIEMVLLPKDWLRYQLTGDFASDMSDAAGTMWLDVGQRDWSDELLVATGLTRKHMPQLHEGTDITGTLQPELAQRWGLKQVPIVAGAGDNAAGAIGVGVIKPGQAMFSLGTSGVYFAASDGFHANPERAVHSFCHALPNTWHLMSVMLSAASCLDFTAQLTGYADVPALLAAAEARGEDNTGDGTGNSGTPLFLPYLNGERTPHNNPAAQGVFFGLNASTKPADLAYSTLEGVGFGLADGIDALESTGLVSTDITLIGGGSRSAFWVQMLSDISNKPLTRRQGGDVGPALGAARLARIGVAQISGDTATLSEICTVPKEIAIHTPNLDRHNRFATRRKKFNVIYEQLKSVF, encoded by the coding sequence ATGTTTATAGGTATCGATCTAGGTACATCCGGCGTAAAGGCGATTCTTCTTGATCGCCAGGATAATCTGCGCGGCAGCATCACCATACCGCTAACGGTTACCCAACCGCAACCATTGTGGCGTGAACAAAATCCAGCAGATTGGTGGCATGCTTGCCAGCAAGCGGTGGATGCATTGCTGGTCGCGGCGGCCAAAGAAGGTATTTGCCCCGCTTCTATTGAAGCGATTGGTCTGACCGGTCAAATGCATGGTGCGACTGTGCTCGATGCCAAAGGCGACGTGTTGCGTCCGGCAATTCTGTGGAATGACGGGCGCTCCTTTGAAGAATGCGCTGAACTGGAACGACGCGTTCCCACCTCGCGCACACTCACTGGCAATTTGATGATGCCCGGCTTTACCGCGCCAAAATTGTTGTGGCTGGCAAAATACGAGCCTGAACTATTTGACCAGATTGAAATGGTATTACTGCCCAAAGACTGGCTTCGCTACCAGCTTACCGGTGATTTCGCCAGCGATATGTCGGATGCCGCCGGTACAATGTGGCTTGATGTCGGGCAGCGCGACTGGAGTGATGAATTGCTGGTCGCGACCGGACTCACCCGCAAGCACATGCCCCAACTCCATGAGGGAACCGATATCACCGGAACGTTGCAGCCAGAGTTGGCGCAACGTTGGGGCTTGAAGCAAGTGCCGATCGTGGCCGGTGCGGGTGATAACGCGGCCGGCGCAATTGGTGTTGGCGTGATCAAGCCGGGTCAGGCCATGTTTTCTCTTGGTACTTCGGGCGTCTACTTTGCCGCGAGCGACGGTTTTCATGCCAATCCTGAGCGGGCAGTCCACAGCTTTTGTCACGCGCTACCCAATACCTGGCACTTGATGTCGGTCATGTTATCCGCGGCATCATGCCTCGACTTCACGGCACAACTGACAGGTTACGCCGATGTGCCAGCGCTACTCGCGGCCGCTGAAGCACGTGGCGAAGACAATACCGGTGATGGCACTGGCAATAGCGGCACGCCATTATTTCTGCCCTATCTGAACGGCGAGCGTACACCGCATAACAATCCCGCTGCACAAGGCGTTTTTTTTGGACTCAATGCTAGCACCAAGCCTGCCGATTTGGCCTATTCAACTTTGGAAGGCGTCGGTTTCGGCCTCGCTGATGGTATTGATGCGCTGGAGTCGACAGGGTTGGTATCGACCGATATCACACTTATTGGCGGTGGTTCGCGTAGCGCATTTTGGGTGCAGATGCTGTCTGATATCAGCAACAAGCCGCTCACCCGGCGTCAGGGTGGTGATGTCGGGCCAGCCTTAGGTGCCGCACGATTGGCACGGATTGGTGTCGCGCAGATCAGCGGTGACACCGCTACGCTGAGCGAAATCTGCACAGTCCCTAAAGAGATCGCCATTCATACACCGAATCTTGATCGTCATAACCGTTTTGCAACCCGCAGAAAAAAATTCAACGTGATTTACGAACAGTTGAAATCTGTGTTTTAA
- a CDS encoding CDP-diacylglycerol diphosphatase, with amino-acid sequence MTGRRVKKLNQIIVLSAFSIFYTAASAANFCVAEGANSNKLWEVVKKYCVQTKTPDHVQCLTENKNFVVFKSNQIPPHYLLIPTLTVTGIESPEMWRPGYPAYFSEAWRQRYIAAAQFGNKPKQIGIAINSACNRSQNQLHVHMNCIKPSVTQELENIKWKINEKKWIKIKINSQQNYYAKRMPGADIPNNLMQDFLKSYPSAAHHPDRQSFFATSMHYGSLGERAVVLRSEYRKTNPSRYPGHAEDLLTSCAPVSDK; translated from the coding sequence ATGACCGGAAGAAGAGTAAAAAAGTTAAATCAGATCATTGTTTTGAGTGCATTCAGCATATTTTATACCGCAGCTTCAGCCGCAAATTTCTGCGTGGCAGAAGGCGCTAATAGCAACAAACTATGGGAAGTCGTTAAAAAATATTGTGTCCAAACAAAGACGCCTGATCACGTGCAATGCTTAACAGAAAACAAGAATTTCGTAGTATTTAAATCGAATCAGATTCCACCGCATTATCTTTTGATTCCGACGTTAACCGTTACAGGTATTGAATCACCTGAAATGTGGCGCCCTGGTTACCCAGCGTATTTTTCAGAAGCGTGGCGGCAGCGTTATATTGCAGCGGCGCAGTTTGGCAACAAACCAAAACAGATCGGCATTGCGATTAACTCTGCCTGCAATCGTAGTCAAAATCAGTTACATGTCCACATGAATTGCATCAAGCCATCTGTCACCCAGGAATTGGAAAATATAAAATGGAAAATAAATGAAAAAAAATGGATCAAAATCAAGATTAATAGTCAGCAAAATTATTATGCCAAACGCATGCCAGGCGCAGATATTCCCAATAATCTCATGCAAGATTTTTTAAAATCTTATCCTAGCGCAGCGCATCACCCGGATAGGCAGAGTTTTTTTGCGACCAGCATGCATTATGGAAGCCTTGGAGAACGTGCGGTCGTATTACGTAGCGAGTATCGAAAAACTAATCCTAGCCGTTACCCTGGACATGCTGAAGACTTGCTCACCAGCTGCGCGCCTGTTAGCGATAAATAA